Proteins encoded together in one Zonotrichia leucophrys gambelii isolate GWCS_2022_RI chromosome 1, RI_Zleu_2.0, whole genome shotgun sequence window:
- the SLC37A1 gene encoding glucose-6-phosphate exchanger SLC37A1, producing MAQLPPGIRFITSFSRDQWYRAFIFSLTFLLYASFHLSRKPISIVKGELHKHCASQVELDSYKEYAAQIQPVKKPFNASQCGWEPFDKSNYKQLLGALDYSFLCAYAVGMYLSGLIGERLPIRYYLTGGMLASGLFTAMFGLGYFYNVHNLWFYIMAQIANGLVQTTGWPSVVTCIGNWFGKGRRGLIMGVWNSHTSVGNILGSLIAAYWVSSCWGLSFVVPGLIVALMGVLCFLFLIEHPKDVSCSCTPSSSSKTFLNGASRCRIQMPALNAKENGKPQDAEMQHLLGDSENCSVATGEGRHGTSAISFLGALRIPGVVEFSLCLLFAKLVSYTFLFWLPLYITNVEHLDAKRAGDLSTLFDVGGIFGGILAGLISDRLEKRASTCGMMLLLAAPTLYMFSAVSKMGLEATIVMLLISGALVNGPYALITTAVSADLGTHKSLKGNARALSTVTAIIDGTGSVGAALGPLLAGLISPSGWNNVFYMLMVADACALLLLLRLIQKELQCHADHTLFKEH from the exons ATGGCTCAGCTTCCTCCTGGGATCCGTTTCATCACTTCATTCTCACGAGATCAGTG GTATAgagctttcattttctctctcaccTTCCTGCTGTATGCCAGCTTCCATCTTTCAAGGAAACCTATCAGTATAGTGAAG GGAGAGCTGCATAAGCATTGTGCAAGCCAAGTTGAACTTGACTCCTACAAAGAATATGCAGCCCAGATCCAGCCTGTCAAAAAGCCATTTAATGCCTCTCAGTGTGGATGGGAGCCATTTG ATAAGAGCAACTACAAACAGCTACTGGGAGCTCTGGATTACTCATTTTTGTGTGCATATGCAGTTGGGATGTATTTAAG TGGCCTCATCGGAGAGCGGCTGCCCATCCGCTACTACCTGACAGGGGGGATGCTGGCCAGTGGACTCTTCACTGCAATGTTTGGATTGGGTTATTTCTATAATGTGCACAATCTCTGGTTTTACATCATGGCCCAG ATAGCCAATGGCTTGGTGCAAACCACTGGCTGGCCAAGTGTCGTTACATGTATTGGCAACTggtttggaaaaggaag GAGAGGTTTGATCATGGGAGTCTGGAATTCCCACACCTCAGTGGGGAATATCTTGGGATCCTTGATTGCTGCTTACTGGGTGTCCTCGTGCTGGGGTCTCTCCTTTGTGGTGCCTGGGCTCATCGTGGCTCTCATGGGGGTTCTTTGTTTCCTGTTCCTCATTGAAC atCCTAAAGATGTCAGTTGCTCCTGCACGCCATCCAGT agtTCTAAAACCTTCCTGAATGGTGCCTCTCGGTGCAGGATCCAGATGCCAGCCTTAAATGCTAAAGAAAATGGCAAACCTCAg GATGCAGAGATGCAGCATTTGCTCGGTGACAGTGAGAACTGCAGCGTGGCCACTGGGGAAGGAAGGCATGGGACATCAGCCATCAGCTTCCTTGGGGCCCTGAGGATACCT GGAGTTGTGGAGTTCTCCCTTTGTCTCCTGTTTGCAAAGCTGGTGAGCTACACTTTCCTCTTCTGGCTTCCCCTCTACATCACAAATGTGG AGCATCTTGATGCCAAAAGAGCTGGGGACCTTTCCACGCTGTTTGATGTGGGTGGGATCTTTG GTGGGATCTTGGCAGGTCTGATTTCAgacaggctggagaagagagcATCAACCTGTGGAATGATGTTGCTGCTTGCAGCACCCACA CTCTACATGTTCTCTGCAGTCAGTAAAATGGGCCTTGAGGCTACTATAG TGATGCTGCTTATCAGTGGTGCCCTGGTGAATGGCCCCTATGCCCTGATCACCACTGCTGTGTCTGCTGACTTG GGTACCCACAAGAGCCTGAAGGGGAACGCGCGGGCCTTGTCCACGGTGACGGCCATCATCGACGGGACTGGATCTGTGG GTGCAGCTTTGGGGCCTCTCCTGGCTGGCCTTATTTCCCCTTCTGGTTGGAACAACGTGTTCTACATGCTCATGGTGGCAGATGCATGTGCCTTGCTA CTCTTACTCCGTCTTATCCAGAAGGAACTTCAGTGTCATGCAGATCACACCCT GTTCAAAGAGCACTGA